A window of Natronoarchaeum philippinense contains these coding sequences:
- a CDS encoding MFS transporter: protein MATEPADGNEPDAFDPFRQFFALERDVLVLSLAMFAFSLGFQMTSRFLPEYLVALGGSGVVVGAYSTVGNVISAAYPYPGGAVSDRIGSRYALTLFGLLSTVGFALWLVAPQLGAISLFGATIPAWVWIFVGLFLAQAWKSFGLGATFAVVKQATAPSKLAAGFASTETFRRTAFLVGPVLAAALIGLHPDFTVSFQYVLAVGVAFGILGTLAQHFLYEAEEDSIGDTFEGVDQIREDLRAMPSQLRPLLIADTLVRFANGMVYAFFILVVTQFLAVGVSTTLATPFGSWAIDLSPASFFGYLLGVEMAVALLVMLPAAKLAERVGLKPVVATGFLVYAVFPVLLIVAPASPAALIALFAFSGLRFAGLPSHKALIVGPAEQGTGGRVTGSYYLVRNVVVIPSGLLGGILWEGLANPLTGATLFEGSPTVAFGVATVVGLVGTAYFVLFGEEFGPYAHGNDA, encoded by the coding sequence ATGGCGACCGAACCGGCAGACGGCAACGAGCCGGACGCGTTCGACCCGTTTCGGCAGTTCTTCGCGCTCGAACGCGACGTTCTCGTGCTCTCGCTGGCGATGTTCGCGTTCTCGCTCGGCTTCCAGATGACCAGCCGATTTCTCCCGGAGTACCTCGTCGCGCTGGGCGGGAGCGGCGTCGTCGTCGGCGCCTACAGCACGGTCGGCAACGTCATCTCGGCGGCCTACCCCTACCCCGGCGGGGCGGTCTCGGACCGGATCGGCTCGCGGTACGCGCTGACGCTGTTCGGCCTGCTCTCGACCGTCGGCTTCGCGCTGTGGCTCGTCGCACCCCAACTCGGCGCGATTTCGCTGTTCGGCGCGACGATCCCGGCGTGGGTGTGGATCTTCGTCGGACTCTTTCTCGCGCAGGCGTGGAAGTCGTTCGGGCTGGGCGCGACCTTCGCCGTCGTCAAGCAGGCGACCGCGCCCTCGAAGCTCGCGGCGGGCTTTGCCAGCACCGAGACGTTCCGCCGGACGGCGTTTCTGGTCGGACCGGTGCTCGCGGCAGCGCTGATCGGACTCCATCCCGACTTCACCGTGAGCTTCCAGTACGTGCTCGCCGTCGGCGTCGCCTTCGGCATCCTCGGCACGCTGGCCCAGCATTTCCTCTACGAAGCCGAGGAAGACTCGATCGGCGACACGTTCGAGGGCGTCGATCAGATCCGCGAGGATCTCCGAGCGATGCCGTCCCAACTTCGGCCCCTGCTGATCGCCGACACGCTCGTCCGCTTTGCCAACGGGATGGTCTACGCCTTCTTCATTCTCGTGGTGACGCAGTTTCTGGCCGTCGGCGTCTCGACGACGCTCGCCACGCCGTTCGGGTCGTGGGCGATCGACCTCTCGCCGGCGTCCTTCTTTGGCTACCTGCTGGGCGTCGAGATGGCCGTCGCGCTGCTGGTGATGCTTCCCGCCGCCAAGCTCGCAGAGCGCGTCGGCCTCAAGCCCGTCGTCGCCACCGGGTTTCTGGTCTACGCCGTCTTCCCCGTGCTGCTGATCGTCGCGCCCGCCAGCCCCGCGGCGCTGATCGCGCTGTTTGCGTTCTCGGGCCTGCGCTTTGCCGGCCTCCCCTCGCACAAGGCGCTGATCGTCGGCCCGGCCGAGCAGGGCACCGGCGGCCGCGTCACCGGCTCGTACTATCTGGTCCGGAACGTCGTCGTCATCCCCAGCGGGCTGCTCGGCGGCATCCTCTGGGAGGGGCTGGCGAACCCGCTGACCGGCGCGACGCTGTTCGAGGGCAGCCCGACCGTCGCCTTCGGCGTCGCAACGGTCGTGGGACTGGTCGGCACCGCCTACTTCGTGCTGTTCGGCGAGGAGTTCGGCCCCTACGCCCACGGCAACGACGCCTGA
- a CDS encoding succinylglutamate desuccinylase/aspartoacylase family protein: MTTLGTASAAPGEMDTGRLQVGESRDGSPVGLPVAVINGADEGKRLYMQAASDGDELNGVGVVRQVVPQIDPSELAGEILIVGIVNYHAFQVAEHRNPIDDTKMNRAYPGDENGTSSERIAKATFDAAISADLVIDLHQGSTSRMIDETRVRCGSRHRRHRECLELAKTFGCGYILDQKGPDGQLARAAPDEGVPTIDPELGGAVGWDHESIRKGVEGVFNVLREYGFLDGSAEIEPQTRAAGFEQYGSPAGGLVDFQVELGERVSPGDTLFVVTDAFGTEKADVTADSNGVFWRTRRLPQVATGEYVCSVGTNVDSY, encoded by the coding sequence ATGACAACGCTGGGAACGGCCAGTGCGGCCCCCGGTGAGATGGACACCGGGCGGCTGCAGGTCGGCGAGAGCCGGGACGGCAGCCCGGTCGGGTTGCCGGTCGCCGTGATCAACGGCGCCGACGAGGGCAAGCGCCTCTACATGCAGGCGGCCAGCGACGGCGACGAACTCAACGGCGTCGGCGTCGTTCGGCAGGTGGTGCCACAGATCGACCCCTCGGAGCTGGCCGGCGAAATTCTGATCGTCGGGATCGTCAACTACCACGCCTTCCAGGTCGCAGAGCACCGCAACCCGATCGACGACACGAAGATGAACCGGGCGTACCCGGGCGACGAGAACGGCACGTCGAGCGAGCGCATCGCCAAGGCGACGTTCGACGCCGCGATCTCCGCCGATCTGGTGATCGACCTCCATCAGGGGTCGACCAGCCGGATGATCGACGAGACGCGGGTCCGCTGTGGCTCGCGCCATCGGCGTCACCGCGAGTGTCTCGAACTCGCCAAGACGTTCGGCTGCGGGTACATCCTCGACCAGAAAGGTCCCGACGGACAACTGGCTCGCGCCGCGCCCGACGAGGGCGTTCCGACGATCGACCCCGAACTCGGCGGCGCCGTCGGCTGGGACCACGAGAGCATCCGGAAAGGCGTCGAAGGCGTCTTCAACGTCCTGCGCGAGTACGGCTTCCTCGACGGGAGCGCCGAGATCGAGCCACAGACCCGGGCCGCCGGCTTCGAGCAGTACGGCTCGCCCGCTGGCGGCCTCGTCGACTTTCAGGTCGAGTTGGGCGAGCGCGTCTCGCCGGGTGACACGCTCTTTGTCGTCACGGACGCCTTCGGCACCGAGAAAGCCGACGTGACCGCCGATAGCAACGGCGTGTTCTGGCGCACGCGCCGGCTTCCGCAGGTCGCAACTGGGGAGTACGTCTGCTCTGTCGGCACTAACGTCGACAGTTACTGA
- a CDS encoding pyridoxal-phosphate dependent enzyme — MVADLRCRECGRTYAAAAGEPWRCECGHPLDYVERSLPDRESPPAPSALERGSGLWSFQEFIPESPLVTLGEGRTPLVDADDWDAQFKLEYLFPTGSFKDRGATTTLSRAAALGVEKVVEDSSGNAGAAIATYAARAGIEADVYVPDDVKQSKLVAIQRAGARPVRIEGDREAVAAACREAADDEGVWYASHAWNPAFYAGTATFAYEVAAQRDWTAPDAVVLPLGHGTLFLGAYRGFRALREAGYVDRIPRLLAGQAAGYAPIAAELHADDADDEPGNRLTTALDSAEDAPTNEIADGIQIAEPVREAQLFDAIADAGGDAIAISGDAVEGELDRLHRAGFYVEPTSAVATAALREYRRRDVLAPGDDVVVPLTGSGMKTL, encoded by the coding sequence ATGGTCGCGGATCTGCGCTGTCGCGAATGCGGACGCACGTACGCGGCCGCCGCTGGCGAACCGTGGCGCTGTGAGTGTGGCCACCCACTCGACTACGTCGAGCGTTCGCTTCCGGATCGGGAATCACCGCCGGCGCCGAGCGCGCTGGAACGGGGCTCCGGGCTGTGGTCGTTTCAGGAGTTCATTCCCGAGTCCCCGCTGGTGACGCTCGGGGAGGGTCGCACGCCGCTGGTCGACGCCGACGACTGGGACGCCCAGTTCAAACTGGAGTATCTCTTTCCCACGGGTAGTTTCAAGGATCGCGGCGCGACGACGACGCTCTCGCGGGCCGCCGCGCTGGGCGTCGAGAAGGTCGTCGAAGACTCCTCGGGCAACGCCGGCGCCGCCATCGCAACCTACGCCGCCCGCGCCGGTATCGAGGCCGACGTGTACGTTCCCGACGACGTCAAACAGTCCAAACTGGTTGCGATTCAGCGCGCTGGTGCCCGTCCCGTTCGCATCGAGGGCGACCGCGAAGCCGTCGCCGCGGCCTGCCGCGAGGCGGCCGACGACGAGGGGGTGTGGTACGCCAGCCACGCGTGGAACCCGGCGTTCTACGCCGGGACGGCGACGTTCGCCTACGAGGTCGCGGCCCAGCGCGACTGGACGGCCCCTGACGCCGTTGTGCTTCCACTCGGTCACGGAACGCTGTTTTTGGGCGCGTATCGGGGCTTCCGGGCGCTTCGTGAGGCCGGCTACGTCGATCGGATTCCCAGACTGCTCGCCGGGCAGGCCGCGGGGTACGCTCCGATCGCGGCCGAACTCCACGCCGACGACGCCGACGACGAGCCGGGCAACCGGCTGACGACGGCGCTCGACTCGGCCGAGGATGCGCCGACCAACGAGATCGCCGACGGGATTCAGATCGCCGAACCCGTCCGCGAGGCCCAGCTGTTCGACGCCATCGCGGACGCCGGCGGCGACGCCATCGCCATCTCGGGCGACGCCGTCGAGGGCGAACTCGATCGACTCCACCGCGCGGGCTTTTACGTCGAGCCGACCAGCGCGGTCGCTACCGCGGCGCTGCGCGAGTATCGGCGCCGCGACGTGCTCGCGCCCGGCGACGACGTTGTCGTGCCGCTGACCGGCAGCGGGATGAAGACGCTGTGA
- a CDS encoding phosphatase PAP2 family protein, with the protein MSRGIGAFEAVQSTVPDQLAIFVALATQLADVWFVSVVLAVLYWYADDDIIDRESVAVVAGLALGALALVYALKYTFALPRPPTRLAQPEQYPGALEALYAATGTASGYGFPSGHAVLSTTFYGLLAQRLSILSRRRRYGVAATLVTIVCLSRVVLGVHFLVDVVAGAALGIVYVSSTWELLDRVEHPATAAFGIAAGLGALAVVASGVGFETVALLGVGLAGLGWRLGLRRRDAAASLAS; encoded by the coding sequence ATGAGTCGAGGCATCGGCGCGTTCGAGGCTGTCCAGTCTACCGTCCCGGACCAGCTAGCGATTTTCGTCGCGCTGGCGACGCAGCTTGCCGACGTGTGGTTCGTCAGCGTCGTGCTCGCGGTTCTGTACTGGTACGCTGACGACGATATCATCGACCGCGAGTCGGTCGCCGTCGTCGCCGGCCTAGCCCTCGGCGCGTTGGCGCTGGTCTACGCGCTCAAGTACACGTTTGCGCTTCCGCGACCGCCGACCCGGCTAGCCCAGCCCGAGCAGTATCCCGGTGCTCTCGAAGCGTTGTACGCCGCCACCGGCACCGCGAGCGGCTACGGCTTCCCCAGCGGTCACGCCGTCCTCTCGACGACGTTCTACGGGCTGCTCGCCCAGCGACTCTCGATTTTGTCGCGACGCCGACGCTACGGCGTCGCCGCGACGCTCGTGACGATCGTCTGCCTCTCTCGGGTCGTCCTCGGCGTCCACTTCCTCGTCGATGTCGTCGCGGGGGCCGCCCTCGGTATCGTCTACGTCAGCTCGACGTGGGAGCTTCTCGACCGAGTCGAACACCCAGCGACAGCAGCCTTCGGCATCGCCGCCGGCCTCGGGGCGCTCGCGGTCGTCGCCAGCGGCGTCGGCTTCGAGACCGTCGCGCTGCTCGGCGTCGGCCTCGCCGGCCTCGGCTGGCGGCTCGGACTGCGGCGGCGCGACGCCGCGGCGTCGCTGGCGTCGTAA
- a CDS encoding tRNA(Ile)(2)-agmatinylcytidine synthase, whose product MTVIGLDDTDSRERGMCTTYAASRVARRVEAAGGTVERVLLVRLNPAVEHKTRGNAALAVHTDIEPDRGFEIARELIADSAEVDDPRTNPGLVVADHDPESAPDAVARFAREAVRDHHEIDDAEALIDREGYESAGWKNARGKIGALAAVGAWAAFEEWTYEHVSYREADRRGTPREIDFDSVFDAADEQYPAAWDTVDRVEGQAVCVPSAPGPILHGIRGDDADAVRAVAEDIESEPIESTQLFVTNQGTDAHLRDADLGAVREGRSYRVDGTVVDTPETREGGHVFLTIAEGDARRQCAAFEPTKRFRDRVRALRVGDRITACGEIGDETLKLEKFAVRELDDTELVTPNCPECSRSMKSAGADQGYRCRDCKTSKPSKIEQTIERDLEVGWYEVPPCARRHVAKPLVRGGFDAPTHPEW is encoded by the coding sequence ATGACGGTCATCGGGCTCGACGACACCGACTCCCGTGAACGCGGGATGTGTACCACCTACGCCGCCAGTCGCGTCGCCCGACGGGTCGAGGCCGCCGGCGGCACTGTCGAGCGCGTTCTGCTCGTGCGTCTGAACCCCGCCGTCGAGCACAAGACCAGAGGCAACGCCGCGCTGGCGGTCCATACGGACATCGAGCCCGATCGCGGCTTCGAGATCGCCCGCGAACTGATCGCCGACAGCGCCGAAGTCGACGACCCCCGGACGAACCCCGGGCTGGTCGTCGCCGATCACGACCCCGAGAGCGCACCCGACGCCGTCGCTCGGTTCGCCCGCGAAGCGGTCCGAGATCACCACGAGATCGACGACGCCGAAGCGCTGATCGACCGAGAGGGCTACGAGAGCGCGGGCTGGAAGAACGCCCGCGGAAAGATCGGCGCGCTGGCGGCCGTCGGCGCGTGGGCGGCCTTCGAGGAGTGGACCTACGAGCACGTCAGCTACCGCGAGGCCGACCGCCGCGGGACGCCCCGCGAGATCGACTTCGACTCGGTGTTCGACGCGGCCGACGAGCAGTACCCCGCGGCGTGGGACACCGTCGACCGCGTCGAGGGACAAGCGGTCTGTGTCCCCAGCGCGCCGGGGCCGATCCTCCACGGCATCCGGGGCGACGACGCCGACGCGGTGCGCGCAGTCGCTGAGGACATCGAGAGCGAGCCGATCGAGTCCACACAGCTGTTCGTCACCAATCAGGGTACCGACGCCCACCTGCGCGACGCTGATCTCGGAGCGGTTCGTGAGGGCCGATCCTACCGGGTCGATGGCACGGTCGTCGATACGCCCGAGACGCGCGAGGGGGGCCACGTCTTTCTCACGATTGCCGAGGGCGACGCCCGTCGCCAGTGTGCGGCCTTCGAACCGACCAAGCGCTTCCGCGACCGGGTGCGTGCGCTCCGAGTCGGCGACCGGATCACCGCCTGTGGCGAGATCGGCGACGAGACGCTCAAGCTAGAGAAGTTCGCCGTCAGAGAACTGGACGACACCGAACTCGTGACGCCGAACTGCCCCGAGTGTAGCCGGTCGATGAAAAGCGCCGGCGCCGATCAGGGGTATCGGTGTCGAGACTGCAAGACGAGCAAACCGAGTAAGATCGAGCAGACGATCGAGCGCGACCTCGAAGTTGGCTGGTACGAAGTGCCGCCCTGTGCGCGGCGTCACGTGGCCAAACCGCTCGTTCGGGGCGGATTCGACGCGCCGACGCATCCCGAGTGGTGA
- the tmk gene encoding dTMP kinase, translating into MLLTLEGIDGSGKTTVWEALQDVYPDAVFTREPTNTWYGEAVQRSIDDDDADSLAELFLYTADHAAHLAETIRPALDRGELVISDRYSDSRYAYQGATLEGTVPSPMEYVRGIHEPFTRPPDYTIYLDIDAETAARRSGKTNKFERDSYLARVRQNYEHLIESDPGRFVRVDATRSPEVVLERVEDIVAEILSDEGVEP; encoded by the coding sequence ATGCTGCTCACGCTCGAAGGGATCGACGGCAGTGGAAAGACGACCGTCTGGGAGGCGCTACAGGACGTGTACCCCGACGCCGTCTTCACCCGCGAGCCGACGAACACGTGGTACGGCGAGGCGGTCCAACGCTCGATCGACGACGACGACGCCGACTCGCTGGCCGAGCTCTTCTTGTATACGGCCGACCACGCCGCCCATCTCGCCGAGACGATTCGACCGGCACTCGACCGGGGCGAGTTGGTGATCTCGGATCGCTACTCCGACTCCCGGTACGCCTATCAGGGCGCCACGCTGGAGGGAACGGTCCCGAGTCCGATGGAGTACGTGCGGGGAATCCACGAGCCCTTCACGCGGCCGCCGGACTACACGATCTATCTCGACATCGACGCCGAGACGGCCGCCCGCCGAAGCGGGAAGACCAACAAGTTCGAACGGGACTCGTATCTCGCTCGCGTGCGCCAGAACTACGAACACCTGATCGAGTCCGATCCCGGTCGGTTCGTCCGGGTCGACGCCACCCGATCGCCGGAGGTCGTTCTCGAACGGGTCGAGGACATCGTCGCCGAGATTCTGTCCGACGAGGGCGTCGAGCCGTAG
- a CDS encoding complex I NDUFA9 subunit family protein produces MNVLVVGGTGFIGQNLCVELHDRGHDVTALARNPGDAEFPDGVETVSGDVTAYDSIEGAFEGQDVAVNLVALSPLFQPSGGASHEKIHLGGTENVVDAAEEHGVDRLVQMSALDADAEGATAYLRAKGQAEQVVRDAALDWVIVRPSVVFGDGGEFVPFTKQLTTPYVTGLPGGGKTRFQPIWVGDLVPMLADCVGDDDRAGETYEIGGPDVLTLADVAKLAYEAEGKSLRILPIPMALASVGLTAAGPLPFIPMGPDQARSLRMDNTVVENDATAFGVDPSDLTTLSEYLGLA; encoded by the coding sequence ATGAACGTTCTCGTCGTCGGTGGAACGGGCTTTATCGGTCAGAACCTCTGTGTCGAACTACACGACCGCGGCCACGACGTGACGGCGCTCGCACGCAATCCCGGCGACGCCGAGTTTCCCGACGGCGTCGAGACGGTCTCGGGCGACGTGACCGCCTACGACTCCATCGAGGGCGCTTTCGAGGGACAAGATGTCGCCGTCAACCTCGTCGCGCTGTCGCCGCTGTTCCAGCCGTCCGGCGGCGCAAGCCACGAGAAAATCCACCTCGGCGGCACCGAGAACGTCGTCGACGCCGCCGAAGAGCACGGTGTCGATCGCTTGGTCCAGATGAGCGCGCTCGACGCCGATGCCGAGGGTGCCACCGCGTACCTACGCGCGAAGGGACAGGCCGAGCAGGTCGTCCGCGACGCAGCGCTGGACTGGGTGATCGTCCGCCCGTCGGTCGTCTTCGGCGACGGCGGCGAGTTCGTCCCCTTCACCAAGCAGTTGACGACGCCCTACGTCACCGGTCTCCCCGGCGGCGGCAAGACGCGGTTCCAGCCGATCTGGGTCGGCGACCTCGTGCCGATGCTCGCCGACTGCGTGGGCGACGACGACCGCGCCGGCGAGACCTACGAGATCGGCGGGCCCGACGTGCTGACGCTCGCGGACGTGGCGAAACTCGCCTACGAGGCTGAGGGAAAGTCTCTACGCATCCTCCCGATTCCGATGGCGCTGGCTTCGGTGGGCCTGACGGCCGCCGGACCGCTACCGTTCATTCCGATGGGGCCCGATCAGGCGCGCTCGCTCCGGATGGACAACACGGTCGTCGAGAACGACGCGACGGCCTTCGGCGTCGATCCGTCGGACCTCACCACTCTCAGCGAGTACCTCGGATTGGCGTGA
- a CDS encoding tubulin/FtsZ family protein — MKLAMIGFGQAGGKIVDKFLEYDERTHSGIVRSAVAVNTAKADLMGLEKIPEENRVLIGQSRVKGHGVGADNELGAEIAEEDIDEVQGAIDSIPVHEVDAFLIVAGMGGGTGSGGAPVIAKHLKRIYTEPVYGLGVLPGSDEGGIYTLNAARSFQTFVREVDNLLVFDNDSWRQSGESVESGYEEINDEIVKRFGILFGAGEVGQGDEVAESVVDSSEIINTLSGGGVSTVGYAREEVENSGGDGGLLSRFTGGEDDQVDTAHTTNRITSLVRKAALGRLTLPCEIDGAERALLVLSGPPQHLNRKGIERGRKWLEEQTGSMEVRGGDYPVPDSNYVASVILLSGVTNVPRIKELQQVAIEAQDNIEEIRQESDDNLETLVEDDDDELEPLF; from the coding sequence ATGAAACTGGCGATGATCGGCTTCGGACAGGCGGGTGGGAAAATCGTCGACAAGTTCCTCGAGTACGACGAACGCACCCACAGCGGGATCGTCCGGTCTGCAGTGGCGGTCAACACCGCCAAGGCGGACCTGATGGGGTTAGAGAAGATCCCCGAGGAGAATCGCGTACTGATCGGACAGTCCCGCGTGAAGGGACACGGCGTCGGCGCGGACAACGAACTCGGCGCCGAGATCGCCGAGGAGGACATCGACGAGGTTCAGGGTGCGATCGACAGCATCCCCGTCCACGAAGTCGACGCCTTCCTGATCGTCGCCGGGATGGGCGGCGGCACCGGCAGCGGCGGCGCGCCGGTCATCGCCAAGCATCTCAAGCGGATCTACACCGAGCCCGTCTACGGGCTGGGCGTCCTGCCCGGCAGCGACGAAGGTGGCATCTACACGCTCAACGCCGCCCGCTCGTTCCAGACGTTCGTCCGCGAGGTCGACAACCTGCTCGTGTTCGACAACGACTCGTGGCGCCAGTCCGGCGAGTCCGTCGAGAGCGGCTACGAGGAGATCAACGACGAGATCGTCAAGCGCTTCGGTATCCTCTTTGGCGCCGGCGAGGTCGGACAAGGCGACGAGGTCGCAGAAAGCGTCGTCGACTCCTCGGAGATCATCAACACGCTCTCTGGCGGCGGCGTCTCGACGGTCGGCTACGCCCGCGAGGAAGTCGAAAACAGCGGCGGCGACGGCGGCCTGCTCTCCCGGTTCACCGGCGGTGAGGACGATCAGGTCGACACCGCCCACACGACAAACCGGATCACCAGTCTCGTGCGTAAGGCCGCTCTCGGCCGACTGACGCTGCCCTGCGAGATCGACGGCGCCGAACGCGCGCTGTTGGTTCTCAGCGGCCCGCCCCAGCACCTCAACCGGAAGGGAATAGAGCGCGGCCGGAAGTGGCTCGAGGAGCAGACCGGCAGCATGGAGGTCCGCGGCGGCGACTACCCGGTTCCGGACTCGAACTACGTCGCCAGCGTCATCCTGCTGTCCGGCGTCACCAACGTCCCCCGCATCAAGGAGCTCCAGCAGGTCGCCATCGAGGCACAGGACAACATCGAAGAGATTCGCCAGGAAAGCGACGATAATTTAGAGACGTTAGTCGAAGATGACGACGATGAACTCGAACCACTATTCTAA
- the cofC gene encoding 2-phospho-L-lactate guanylyltransferase, translating to MRAVVPFDADRPKTRLADVLDERERSTLARAMLADVLAAVRAAGGEPTVLSTAPVDVDAPVRVDDRALTPAVNDALADAGPDRPVAVVMADLGLATGDALADLFDADGEVVIAPGRGGGTNALAVGHPEFRVDYHGLSYRDHRRIAEAAGASVSVVDSQRLSTDIDEPADLVELLLHADGRATAWLRDAGFELAVEDGRADVVRSR from the coding sequence ATGCGCGCCGTCGTGCCGTTCGATGCCGACCGTCCGAAGACTCGCCTCGCCGACGTGCTCGACGAGCGCGAGCGCTCGACACTCGCTCGCGCGATGCTCGCGGACGTGCTGGCGGCGGTCCGTGCGGCCGGCGGCGAGCCGACGGTGCTCTCGACGGCGCCAGTCGATGTCGACGCGCCCGTCCGGGTCGACGATCGGGCGCTGACGCCGGCGGTCAACGACGCGCTCGCCGACGCCGGCCCCGACCGTCCTGTCGCCGTCGTGATGGCCGATCTCGGGCTTGCGACCGGCGACGCGTTGGCCGATCTGTTCGACGCCGACGGCGAGGTCGTGATCGCCCCCGGGCGCGGCGGCGGGACGAACGCGCTCGCCGTCGGCCACCCCGAGTTTCGCGTCGACTACCACGGGCTGTCCTATCGGGATCACCGCCGGATCGCCGAGGCGGCCGGCGCCAGCGTCTCGGTCGTCGACTCCCAGCGGCTCTCGACGGACATCGACGAGCCCGCCGATCTCGTCGAGTTGCTGTTGCACGCCGACGGCCGGGCGACCGCGTGGCTACGGGACGCCGGCTTCGAACTCGCCGTCGAGGACGGCCGGGCCGACGTAGTGCGTTCGCGCTGA
- the cofG gene encoding 7,8-didemethyl-8-hydroxy-5-deazariboflavin synthase subunit CofG produces MIPGADEYDIDVQIADADVASLLDVGPDDVDPAGELSFARNVFVPLTTACRYTCTYCTYFDPPGEATLMSTDEVRETLRMGADAGCTEALFTFGDDPDDRYERIHAQLDEWGHDSIHEHLRAVCEIALEEGLLPHSNPGDQTREQMATVADVNASMGVMLETTADVDAHAGPRRKNPGQRLNTIKNAGELSVPFTTGILVGLGEDWRDRAESLLAIQHMHERYGHVQEVIVQPVVENERWSGGTPDRDTMRRVVAMARAALSEEISVQVPPNLAPARELVDCGIDDLGGVSPITDDYINPDYEWPALRELEAVADHGDVPLRERLPVYERFLPEELRTDDFTGEPAPGDDWLSPTIRDAIAAQNDAGRRYRGVLDGAPVPADD; encoded by the coding sequence ATGATTCCAGGGGCCGACGAGTACGACATCGACGTGCAGATCGCGGATGCCGACGTGGCGTCACTGCTCGACGTTGGCCCCGATGACGTTGATCCGGCCGGCGAACTCTCCTTCGCTCGGAACGTGTTCGTCCCGCTGACGACCGCGTGCCGGTACACCTGCACCTACTGCACCTACTTCGATCCGCCGGGCGAGGCGACGCTGATGAGCACCGATGAAGTCCGTGAAACCCTCCGGATGGGCGCCGATGCGGGCTGTACGGAGGCGCTGTTTACCTTCGGCGACGACCCCGACGACCGCTACGAACGCATCCACGCTCAGTTGGACGAGTGGGGCCACGACTCGATCCACGAGCATCTCCGGGCGGTCTGCGAGATCGCGCTGGAGGAGGGCCTGCTTCCCCACAGCAACCCCGGCGACCAGACCCGCGAGCAGATGGCGACGGTCGCCGATGTCAACGCCAGCATGGGCGTGATGCTGGAGACGACCGCCGATGTCGACGCCCACGCCGGCCCACGTCGCAAGAATCCCGGCCAGCGGCTCAACACGATCAAAAACGCCGGCGAGCTGTCGGTGCCCTTTACGACCGGGATCCTCGTCGGTCTCGGCGAGGACTGGCGGGATCGCGCTGAGAGCCTGCTTGCGATCCAGCACATGCACGAGCGCTACGGTCACGTGCAGGAGGTAATCGTCCAGCCCGTCGTCGAGAACGAGCGCTGGAGCGGCGGGACGCCGGACCGCGACACGATGCGTCGGGTCGTCGCCATGGCGCGGGCGGCCCTGTCCGAGGAAATCTCCGTGCAGGTACCGCCGAACCTCGCGCCGGCCCGCGAACTGGTCGACTGCGGCATCGACGATCTCGGCGGCGTCTCGCCGATCACGGACGATTACATCAACCCCGACTACGAGTGGCCGGCGCTCCGCGAGTTAGAGGCCGTCGCCGACCACGGCGACGTGCCACTGCGCGAGCGCCTGCCGGTCTACGAGCGATTTCTCCCCGAAGAGCTACGAACCGACGATTTCACGGGCGAACCGGCGCCCGGCGACGACTGGCTCTCGCCGACGATCCGGGACGCCATCGCGGCGCAAAACGACGCCGGACGCCGGTATCGCGGCGTGCTCGACGGCGCGCCGGTGCCCGCGGACGACTGA
- a CDS encoding DJ-1/PfpI family protein: MAHDLLMLVGDYVEDWEVIVPYQALQTVGHDVDAVCPDKDAGDTVVTAVHDFTGEQTYSEKPGHTFELSATFDDIDAESYDGLVIPGGRAPEYLRTYDGVIDCVQHFFEEDKPVAALCHAPQLLNAAGVIEGRALTSYPAVRAEVESGGGEWHDGVTVDGNLVTGRVFTDHVEWISEFLDVLGTDIQHGEPMPASDD, encoded by the coding sequence ATGGCACACGACCTGCTCATGCTCGTCGGCGACTACGTGGAGGACTGGGAAGTAATCGTTCCGTATCAGGCGCTACAGACGGTCGGGCACGATGTCGATGCCGTCTGCCCGGACAAGGACGCAGGCGACACCGTCGTCACCGCGGTCCACGACTTCACAGGCGAACAGACCTACAGCGAGAAGCCGGGCCACACGTTCGAGCTGTCGGCGACGTTCGACGACATCGACGCCGAGTCGTACGACGGCCTCGTCATCCCCGGCGGACGGGCGCCGGAGTATCTCCGGACCTACGACGGCGTGATCGACTGCGTGCAGCATTTCTTCGAGGAAGACAAACCGGTCGCGGCGCTTTGTCACGCGCCCCAGCTACTCAACGCAGCGGGCGTGATCGAAGGGCGAGCGCTGACCTCCTACCCGGCGGTCAGAGCCGAGGTCGAGTCCGGCGGCGGCGAGTGGCACGACGGCGTCACGGTCGACGGTAACTTGGTGACCGGTCGGGTGTTCACCGATCACGTCGAGTGGATCTCCGAGTTCCTCGACGTGCTCGGCACCGACATCCAGCACGGCGAACCGATGCCGGCGAGCGACGATTGA